One genomic region from Caloenas nicobarica isolate bCalNic1 chromosome 22, bCalNic1.hap1, whole genome shotgun sequence encodes:
- the MRPS16 gene encoding small ribosomal subunit protein bS16m: MVQLGSRLLRGYRGGHVVIRLALGGCTNRPFFRIVAAHSRRARDGKYLEQLGCLDPLPNAHGERVAGLNLERLRHWLGCGAQLSRPAEKLLGLAGFLPLHPMTVTGAERLRRRRRAQEAPAAPADGSPGPGAAP; this comes from the exons ATGGTGCAGCTCG GCAGCCGCCTCCTGAGGGGTTACCGCGGCGGGCACGTCGTCATCCGCCTCGCCCTCGGGGGCTGCACCAACCGGCCCTTCTTCCGCATTGTGGCGGCGCACAGCAGGCGCGCCCGGGACGGGAAGTACCTGGAGCAGCTCGGCTGCCTCGACCCGCTGCCCAACGCCCACGGCGAGCGGGTGGCAGGGCTCAACCTGGAGCGGCTGCGCCACTGGCTGGGCTGCGGCGCGCAGCTCTCCCGGCCCGCCGAGAAGCTCCTGG GTCTGGCGGGGTTCCTGCCGCTCCACCCCATGACGGTGACGGGCGCCGAGaggctgcggcggcggcggcgggcgcagGAGGCCCCCGCAGCGCCTGCGGACGGCTcccccgggcccggcgccgCGCCCTGA
- the SLC45A1 gene encoding proton-associated sugar transporter A isoform X6 produces the protein MDFSADSADNPSHAYMMDVCSPVDQDRGLNIHALLAGLGGGFGYVVGGIHWDKTSFGKAVGGQLRVIYVFTSVILTIATVLTLISIPERPLRSFSRTKKVMKSPSLPLPPSPPLFFEEGVNENFASDNSAHLYASFTSPVSPLSPLTPKYGSFVSRDNSLTGINEFASSFGTSNIDSVLIDCFTGGPNSYLALPASLPRQPVSVSFPRVPDGRYRGENGVLEQGESGVMPGPDGAALRVGSLDAIKPRSSGILKRPQTLAIPDIVTGHCPENSRRRNVTFSQQVANILLNGVKYESELNGSGETSEQPLSVKLLCSTICQMPKALRNLCINHFLGWLSFEGMLLFYTDFMGEVVFQGNPKAPHNSDEYQKYNAGVTMGCWGMCIYAFSAALYSAMLEKLEERFSARTLYFAAYLAFGLGTGLATLSRNVYVVLSLCATYGILFATLCTLPYSLLCDYYQSREFVGSQAEGSRRGMGVDISLLSCQYFLAQILVALVMGPLTTAVGSASGAMYFASLVSFLGCLFSSLCVTYELLPTDELLPADEQRPLLPRARNE, from the exons ATGGACTTCAGCGCAGACTCAGCAGACAATCCCAGTCACGCGTACATGATGGATGTATGCAGCCCGGTGGATCAAGACAGGGGCCTCAACATCCACGCTTTGTTAGCAG GTCTTGGAGGTGGCTTTGGTTATGTTGTTGGAGGAATACACTGGGATAAAACCAGTTTTGGAAAAGCTGTGGGAGGGCAACTTCGCGTCATCTATGTCTTCACCTCAGTTATACTGACTATCGCTACTGTGCTGACTCTAATTAGCATTCCagaaagacccttaaggtccTTTAGCAGGACGAAAAAGGTGATGAAGAGTCCAagtcttcctctccctccttctccacCTCTCTTCTTTGAGGAGGGCGTAAATGAAAACTTTGCTTCTGATAACTCAGCTCACTTGTATGCGAGTTTTACGagtcccgtgtcccccctcaGCCCACTCACGCCCAAATACGGGAGTTTTGTAAGCAGAGACAATTCCCTGACAGGAATTAATGAGTTTGCATCATCATTTGGGACTTCAAATATTGACAGTGTGCTTATAGACTGTTTTACAGGCGGGCCCAATAGTTACTTAGCACTTCCAGCCAGCCTGCCCAGGCAGCCTGTCAGCGTCAGCTTTCCTCGGGTGCCTGACGGCCGTTACCGAGGAGAAAATGGAGTTCTGGAGCAAGGGGAGAGCGGCGTAATGCCAGGGCCTGACGGCGCGGCGCTAAGGGTGGGCTCACTGGATGCGATAAAGCCACGGTCGTCGGGGATCCTGAAAAGACCTCAGACCTTGGCCATTCCAGATATTGTAACAGGACACTGTCCAGAAAATagcagaagaagaaatgtaACCTTCAGCCAACAG GTTGCTAATATCTTGCTGAATGGTGTTAAGTACGAGAGCGAGCTGAATGGATCAGGCGAGACCTCCGAGCAGCCGCTCTCCGTGAAGCTTCTTTGTTCGACCATCTGCCAGATGCCCAAGGCTCTTCGTAACCTCTGCATCAACCACTTCCTAG GGTGGCTTTCGTTTGAGGGGATGTTACTCTTCTATACCGACTTCATGGGAGAAGTAGTGTTTCAAGGGAATCCGAAAGCACCTCACAACTCAGATGAGTATCAGAAGTACAACGCTGGGGTCACCATGGGCTGCTGGGGAATGTGCATCTATGCATTCAGCGCTGCTCTCTATTCAG CCatgctggagaagctggaggagcgGTTCAGTGCACGGACGCTGTACTTTGCGGCGTATTTGGCCTTtgggctgggcacagggctggccACGCTCTCCAGAAACGTCTATGTGGTGCTGTCGCTGTGCGCTACCTACGGCATCCTCTTTGCCACGCTCTGCACGCTGCCCTACTCCCTGCTCTGCGACTACTACCAGAGCCGCGAG TTTGTAGGCTCGCAGGCGGAGGGCTCGCGTCGTGGGATGGGCGTTGACATCTCCCTGCTGAGCTGCCAGTACTTCCTGGCGCAGATCCTCGTGGCCCTGGTCATGGGGCCGCTGACGACGGCCGTGGGCAGCGCCAGTGGCGCCATGTACTTTGCCAGCCTGGTGTCCTTCCTGGGCTgtctcttctcctccctctgtgtCACCTATGAGCTGCTGCCCACCGACGAGCTGCTGCCCGCTGATGAGCAGCGCCCGCTCTTGCCGCGCGCACGGAATGAATAA